The following coding sequences are from one Cervus canadensis isolate Bull #8, Minnesota chromosome 4, ASM1932006v1, whole genome shotgun sequence window:
- the DDA1 gene encoding DET1- and DDB1-associated protein 1, producing the protein MADFLKGLPVYNKSNFSRFHADSVCKASNRRPSVYLPTREYPSEQIIVTEKTNILLRYLHQQWDKKNAAKKRDQEQVDLEGESSAPPRKVARTDSPDMHEDT; encoded by the exons GCAGATTTTCTGAAAGGACTGCCTGTCTACAACAAAAGCAATTTTAGTAGATTTCATGCCGACTCTGTGTGCAAAGCCTCG AACCGACGTCCCTCAGTCTACCTGCCCACTAGGGAGTACCCGTCTGAACAGA TCATCgtgacagaaaaaacaaacatcctTTTGCGCTACCTACATCAGCAATGGGACAAAAAG aACGCCGCCAAGAAGAGAGACCAGGAGCAAGTGGATCTAGAGGGCGAGAGCTCGGCGCCGCCCCGCAAGGTCGCGCGGACCGACAGCCCGGACATGCACGAGGACACTTAA